The genomic DNA CTACAACAGCTCAACTGGCTCTCCATAACCTACCACATCCACTATGAACGTCCCCTTTTGACACCCGCTGGCATCCCCATTAACTATTGTTGAGGAGCCATTGGGTTCCGACAATGGTctttggaatatgaatagcactggcCACACCTCAACGGTTTAACAAGCGGGGACAAGACctaccaccactagaactgaagaagcctcttggacgagaggtgaaacgtcttcaaggacctttcttaaagtccagtggattgatttaaacagctctggGTTTGATTTGCCTGACTCATACTTGAATGAGCAGCACTCCTATCTCAATACATAATGCTTCTTCTTATATACCACAGGTCTGGATTGAGGCAGGATCCCAAATACTTTTCTCCTACAGTCTGACTGCGGGATCATTAAATGTCTTGGGAAGCTACAATGAGTACAACAACAACTGTTACAAGTAAATAACACAAGACAGATATTACAAAGAGTTTGATGTCAgttgaattaaataattaaaataagcaACTATAATGTTTATTATTAAGCTTCTGCTGATGTTGCGTTTACCTCCAGGGACTGTTTCTGGATCTGTTTACTGAACAGTGGAACCAGTTTTCTAGCTGGCTTTGTTGTCTTCTCTGTTCTTGGGTTCATGGCTCAGGAGCAGGGTGTTTCTGTTGACACCGTGACTGAGTCAGGTGCAGTATGTTTGAAGAATTCAATGATGAATATCTTTGCTAATTAACCTGAATTAAATGTTTAACATAAGTAGTTATTTGGTATAACAACACCAGCCCTCTCTTCATTCCCTTCACAGGTCCAGGTCTGGCCTTCATCGCTTATCCTCAGGCAACGGCTTTAATGCCTTTACCACAGTTCTGGACTGTTTGCTTCTTCCTGATGCTGATTCTATTGACTGTTGACTCACATGTAATAATGTTTATCACATTCCCCAAGAAATTTTTTTACCTATAACAACGAAAAAAGgttgattttatatttatctCCCAGTTTGTAACAGTGGAGAGCATCATCTCAACGGTGACAGACTTATTTCCAAAGTTGTTTCGCGTACCAGTGAAGCATGAGATCTTTGTCCTGGTCAGCTGTTCATGCTTCTACCTCTTACAGCTTACTTTGACTACTGAGGTGAAAAAATAAAGCCTTATATATTACAAATTAGAGACgatgaaaacatttcatctgaTAATTGTATTCAAAACTTTCCATTTCTTTCACAATATCTGTCTATTTTAGGGAGGAATCTATATTTTCCAACTCATTGAATTCTATGGTGCTACCAGAGCCTGTGCTAATTTCATGGCTCTTAGTGAATGTTTAGCTGTGGGCTGGATTTTTGGTAAGTGCATTTAAAAGCAGTATTATTGAGAATActggattaaaatatttttgtaaattgcACTATAACTATGttttgtgtagacggtgtaacctgaaggagatcagtgactgcaaagtagtggtaggggagagtgtagccaaacagcataggatggtggtgtgtaggatgactctggtggtgaggaagatgaagaggacaaaggcagagcagaagacgaaatggtggaagctgaaaaaggaagagtgttgcaggacttttaggaaggagttcagacaggctctgggtggtcaggaggtgcctccagatgactggacaactacagctaatgtgatcagggagacaggtaggagagtacctggtgtgtcatctggaaggcaagtagataaggagacttggtggtggaatgaggaggtacaggagtgtatacagagaaagaggttagctaagaggaagtgggacactgagaggactgaggagagtagacaggagtacagggagatgcagcgtaaggtgaaggtagaggtagcaaaggccaaacaaggggcttatgatgacttgtatgctaggttggacagtaaggagggacagactgatctatacaggttggcaagacagagagacaaagatgggaaggacgtgcaacaggttagagtgattaaggatagggatggaagtctattgaccagtgccagtagtgtgatgggaagatggaaagagtactttgaagagttgatgaacgtggaaaatgagagagaacaaagactagaagaggtgactgttgtggaccaggaagtagcaaagattagtcaggatgaagtgaggagggcactgaagaggatgaagagtggaaaggcagtcggtcctgatgatatacctgtagaggtatggaagggtctaggagaggtggcggtagagtttctgactgggttgttcaacaggatcttagatagtgagaagatgcctgaggaatggaggagaagtgtgctggtgcccatttttaagaacaagggagatgtgcagagttgtggcaactacagaggaataaagctgatgagccatacaatgaagttatgggagagagtagtggaagctagacagaagtgagtatttgtgagcagcagtatggtttcatgccaaaaaagagtactacagatgcagtatttgctttgaggatgttgatagagaagaacagagaaggccagagggagctgcattgtgtttttgtagatctggagaaagcttatgacagggtgcccagagaggaactgtggtattgtatgaggaagtctggagtggcagagaagtatgttagagcggtgcaggacatgtatgaggactgtaagacagtggtgaggtgtgtgtaggtgtgacagaggagttcaaggtggaggtgaaactgaatcagggatcagctctgagccccttcttgttcgctatggtgatggacaggctgacagatgaggttagacaggaacctccatggactatgatgtttgcagatgacattgtgatctgcagtgagagcagggaacaggtgaaggagaagctagagaggtggaggtttgtcctggaaaggagaggaatgaaggttagccgcagtaagacagagtacatgtgaatgagagggacccaagtggaagagtgaggttacagggagaagagatcaagaaggtggaggattttaagtacttagggtcaacagtccagaaaaatggagagtgtggaaaagaggtgaagaagcgtgtccaggcaggatggaacgggtggaggaaagtgtcaggtgtgatgtgtgatagaagagtttcagctaaaatgaaaggaaaggtgtacaaaactgtggtgagaccagcgatgttgtttggtctagagacagccCTAAATGATCAATACCTATTGAGATTTTGACAGTAATTTGGACCTTTGTTCTCTTTAGGTGCCGACCACTTTTCTGATATTATTCAGGACATGACGAAACACAGaccttctgtttttttcaaactcTGCTGGAAATATGTAATTCCTGTGCTTTCAGTGGTGAGCCATGACAGTTATCGTTTCTatcatttacagaaaaagaagaatataaTCGAATCAATGTTCATTTTAAACTATGGTTTGAAAAACCTTCACAGATTTCGTTCATCCTGTATCTGGTTAACTACCAACACCTTGTGATAAATGACTACATTTACCCAGACTGGGCGTACGCACTGGGGTGGAGCATGACACTCTCATCTGTCCTCATCGTTCCATTGTGGGCAGCTGGACAGATCTGTTTCACACCAGGAACATTTAGACAGGTCAGTATTTACTCTAAGTGGTGCGAAAGCATCCTGGGGAAGAAGAGGGAAAGGCCTACAATGAATCAGACAGGCCTGTACAAATGAACTAGTCCCAAATTTTTCATAACAAGAGGTTTCTGAGTGATAAATAGCAgctatgttttaattttttttaacctttcttTATTCACCCGTATGCATATTCACATCAACAACATAGACAATCATCCGAGAACAATGATCTCCATTGTAGTGAAAGTCCCAACCGTTTTGGATACTTGCTCAGGAACTGAACACAGCAACAGGATAGAGTTGCTAAAcgtgacattgcaaatcatgcagaacgctgactcccatcacgttccgttatacagtacatgtaaattcatgttgcacatattcgtccgaccacttttttttgctcaacatagttactatgaattaaaataataagaaagcAATAacatgacgtaccatcatgacaggcataaatcgactactgagtgcgcaaaatcccaggtaacacaggtaggctaatcaatatagtgtgatcacctgcagccagtgatgtcatcatgaattgacacgatgtgtcacacgtacacagtgattcatgtatgtttgaCAAAAGCACCCGACACATCCtgttgggtgttttgtcttgacctccgtctccgccgaacccccgagactgactcaccgaacccctggggTTTGATTGatcccaggttaagaaccactgctctaggaGCTTTGCTTGAGTAAGATCGAGGAAATCATGAGGGGGCAAGGTTTCCCCAAAGTACTGCCCAAAGTTACTACATTGTCTTTGGAGGATCCTAATGGTCATCGGgggaagacaaaacaaattgCCCAGCCTTGGTGATTCTGAGATCGTACAGATTGTCTGCTTGTTTAACATGGAAAGTAAGATCAGAAGAGAAGCACACTGAGAATCTTGGTCTCTGTTTTTGTCCACCTTTGCCTGTGTTTTTTGTACTATAGAGCTTGACTGCTGCTTTGTTCCTGTCCTCGATGTTCTGTGCTTCAGTGTTTCCACAAAGTCGGTCTTCACATTCATTTTAGCAGCAGTCTAAACCATCTTGCAGTATGACTGATTTGCTTCATTCAAGTTGTTGGAGCACGGGGTTCGTTGACTAGTAGTTACCCTGTTGACATGTTGAGTGAAGTTCTCCCTGTTGGCTTTTTGGAAGTTCCTAATCTTGACATCCGTACCTTGAACAGGCTGGACCACAGATGGGATGGTGATGAGGGATTGTTGATGGTGTGACCTGGGAGATATATCCAGGGTGTGTCTCAATGGAAGAGACTGGCTGTTGGGCCATTTAACAAAAGCCAGACCTGGGTGGGCGTAACAGTCCCAATGCCCAGAGTAGAAGGAACAGGGCTACTTTGGACTATGTAGGAGTGTCGCATCAACCGTGTACACGTTTCCTGGTAATTGGTGTTTATGATTATAAATGTAATGAATATCTTCACAGTTCTTAATATTCATACTATTTAACATGTAAAATAGTACCAATATTAACTTTCGTGAGAGCACTTCTCTTTATTTTGATCTCCAGGATCCAGGGCATGTGTCCTACTTTTCTTaagaatattaataattattatctcCGCAAGTTTTGATGGAAAATGTTATATTACAACTaacaatgtatgtatgtaatgtaaTGCAAACAAACCTTGCTATTCAATCAACTTCATctcaatcaatttttatttatatagtgcttaatcacatctaaAGACacttcaaagcgctttacagatagaaagccaacaatgtcctccagagcaagcataagtgacggtggcggggaaaaactccctcattgaggaagaaactccaggtaggacccaggctctggagggcggtcatccgccttgacctgttggttgggaaagagaaatacattggggaaagagataggtcaagtaaaagagagagagagagagagagagagagagagagagagagagagagagagagagagagagagagagagagagagagagagagagagagagagagagagagagagagagagagagagagagagagagagagagagagagagagagagagagagagagagagagagagagagagagagagagagagagagagagagagagagagagagagagagagagagagagagagagagagagagagagagagagagagagagagagagagagagagagagagagagagagagagagagagagagagagagagagagagagagagagagagagagagagagagataggccAGATGCCAACGGCTCTAAATTACAATAATTATGCCGGAGTTGAAACTTTCTCTTCTCTCATTTGTTTCAGCGTTTGTCTGTTCTTTGTCATCCTGGTGAAGATCCACGCTGGCAGGAGAAAAATGGCAGAGGAGGGATTGGATTTGTAACTGACAATTTAATGTGATCTACAAATTCAAATTAAGAAGATATTTCAACTATACTATTGTAATGCTGTACTGTACAATCTAAGAGTGGTTCTGTCATAATTTGTCTACAGGTTGCAAAACAGTCTAACGATTGCAAAAGCTGATGAATACTGTAGTAATAAAGTTTGTGTTTAAATCTTCTGTAATGTGTTCAGCAATTTCATCATGAATCATTGCATTACCATAAGCCAGAGATTCTGAAATAGTTGACAAATATCAAGTAGGGCATGTGTGAGTAAATGCAATACAAAAATACTGTCTGCTCTTTAATGTCTGGACTAGAATGGAGCAGAATAGCTCATTCTCCAAAGTGTGACAGTGATGCTTTCATGTCTACCTGTAGTGTGCAATTAACTCGAATAATTAGAGCATACAATGGGAGTTTTAGCTCctctgaccacacacacacacacacacacacacacacacacacacacacacacacatacacacacactcgcacacacagaATTTCTTATTATGGGCTTTTGAGACCTTTACATCAAATcttttatgttattttcattatcatttgaATCGAACACATTGGACACATAAATTtgtattttgcattttcagGCCTTACAGGATTAAACCACACCTTTAAAGTCTGTCAGGGTTTCCAGACTCCCTCACAATAGTCTTTGCTGCTGACGGAGAGGGAGGGAACATGTCCCATTAATATAAGACACAACAAGAAGCCAAACCAGTTTATATTACTTTGCATTTGAAGCTGAGATGAACAGACAaagaatcaaaaaacaaaaaccaagaaGTGATGACGACAGAGGACAGTGGGCAAATAAAAGAGAATATATTCTAGTTTTGGCAGGGGATGTTGTCGGCTTGGGGAACGTGTGGAGATTTCCATACCTTTGCTACAAGAATGGAGGAGGTGAAtattggacatttttttatatttgtttcaatTATTTCAGTTCTTTTTGTATAGCTCTGAAATAATCTTGATATTTTCTACTGTGACATGAAAAGATTGTAATGACTACATGACTTTTGATAATTTATAGGTGCCTTTCTGGTGCCTTATGGTCTGTTTGCTGTATTTACCGGAATACCTCTGTTTCTACTGGAGATCTCAATGGGTCAATACACCCAGGAAGGATTCATCACCTGCTGGACCAAGTTGTGTCCTCTGGCAATGGGTGAGGGTATTTGAGTTCAGCTAGAATgtacagaaaacaggaaaatacaaGCCAAGTTGGTACATTCAAATTATAAAGTGTCTAAATTGTAAATTCAAAAACACCATTCTTGTTTAGATCGTTCCAACCTTGATTTATATTTCTATCTATCAGGAATTGGATTTGGAGAACTGATGATTTTATTCTGTAACATCACCTACATTCTAATTGAAGTCTGGGCTCTCTTCTACCTGGTGTTCTCATTCAGGTCCCAGCTCCCCTGGGCCACCTGTAATAACACCTGGAATACAGGTAAGACTCCTACGAGAATAATTTAAGTCATTTGACTATGGATGAAAAGATTGGAAATTGTTTAGTACCACAATCGTAACAGCTGTTCAGCAAAGCGATCAGGTTTGTTAGGCTGTGgctcaaaatgacaaaagacaaaTCTGGATGCAAGGAATCAGTCATGGGTGTCTTGGAAAGATGAACAGTTGTTTCCATGCAACAAATTTATCTTTAATTGGCTGGTCGATCTTAACTGAAATGCCCAGCTTTCATATCTTTGAGAACCTCGGTCACTGTTGTTACTTAGCAACTCCACTGCAGGCATATCTGTCAATTTGCGGCTGATTTTCCTGCTGGGTGTGATCTAAGTTATCTGACTTCATCAAACCGTACCTGTTCTCCATTCACCAACTCAATGCAACagctccctctgtctgtcccaGAAAACATTGGAGGCAGAATATCCACcatctacaaaaacaaacatgacaaacagaTCCTGGACGCCCTTATCACACTGGTGCCACTATTTCCCTTTGAGAAGAGAACTTAATCATCCCCAATGGACCCAATGCTCAATGATCCTCATCAATTCTGTTCTGGATTTTCAACATAAACAGCATACactgaacacagcagcaagcGTGCTATGTGCTGTGTAAAACCCATCATGTGGCTGTTTACACAGCACAACCTGTTTACAACCTAGGTTCCCCTCCAAGTCACTCATGACGTCCCACAGGACTCGTCTCTAGGTCCACTACTGTTCACAACCTACACTCTTCCACTTGGTCACATGCTGTAATTTGTCTACATGGCTTGAATTTGCATtcttatgcggatgacacacaactctaCCTACATACTAATCCCTCTAATACTTTACCACCACCATACAACTTGATCGACTATTTGAATGATGGTAATTGCTGGATGACCCACAATTTGTTTGGTTAGACTAAGGCCTGTAAAGGCCACTTTATGATTCCGGGTTATTGCCATAAAACCTGGAGATGGTAGAGCCTCCATTACACTAATCCTCACTGAAATCTGTTTGTTCCTCAATCCAGCTGACTGTCTTGATCTTCAGATGTTTAATTCGACGAATATGACAACAAATCATACCAAAAGGACTTCTGCAGCGGTAGAGTTCTGGGAGTGAGTCTAActtctttttattctattaaCCATTATGTACTTCAATGCTTTCATGTTACTTCAGGAGACATTTACGTATTTCACTCATAGTGGTCCTACAATGAAGAAAATTTTGACAGACTTTGTCCAACTTGTAAAAGAAATCTAAAGCTATGGGAAATAATTTTATGATGGAAATTTCATTAATACCTTCAAAACTACATTGCATATGCGTCATCAACATTACTCGGTGCACCAAGACTTAGAGGGCAAGAGTCCACCTATTAATGGGTTCAGTTCAGTTCCTAGTAAATTTATTTCCACATGTAATTCATGCCATGCTTCAGTTGTACCTGTTCAATCTTTGTCTCCTCAGGCGGAGGATGCTGGGCATGTCTGGAGGCATTGAGGAGCTGGGCAGTGTGAGATGGGAGCTGGCCTTGTGTCTTCTGGTCTCCTGGGTGATCTGCTACTTCAGTATCTGGAAAGGTGTCAGGTCTACTGGAAAGGTCCTGTACAAACATATTGAGTGTTTGgtgcttattattattaatcacaaTAATGACTACCTTTTCTTTaacaattttcatttcaattaagGCAGCGTATTTCACAGCCACGTTCCCCTACCTGATGCTCCTGATTCTACTCATTAGAGGCTTGACTCTACCTGGAGCTTCTGAAGGGATCTACTACTACCTGTATCCAGACATAAACCGCCTGGCTGACCTAGAGGTGGTCTGTTTTTCTGACTGGTTCTTAAATACCTTGACAATTGCTTGAGAGGAATAGATttcaaaatatgtttgaatatATGCAGATTTTAACCTAATTAGACCAATTTATGTGTCCCAGCTGCGACATATTTGGCATGCATTTAATAGTTTTCATAGTTGGGTTTGGATTTCTTGCATGAATTCCATCATTTTGATCAACCTGTTTTGAAAAGGATTCAAGAATGTTGTACTAATTTAAAGATGGATCAGAATTCAGTATAAATGATTCATCACAGGTCTGGATTGAGGCAGGATCCCAGATACTTTTCTCCTACAGTGTCACTGCAGGGGTACTTAAGGTCCTGGGCAGCTATAACGactacaacaacaactgttacaagtatgtatgtatgtgtgtgtgtgtgtgtgtgtgtgtgtgtgtgtgtgtgtgtgtgtgtgtgtgtgtgtgtgtgtgtgtgtgtgtgtgtgtttgtgtgtgcatttagaTAAGAATAGCAGAAggctttgtctttgtgtgaccTCCAGGGACTGTCTCTGGATCTGTCTGCTGAACAGTGGAACCAGTTTTGTTGCTGGATTTGTCGTCTTCTCTGTTCTTGGATTCATGGCTCACAAACAGGGTGTTAGTGTTGACACTGTGACCGACTCAGGTGCAGTAGATTAAGACATTTAATCACATGAAAAGTTAGAAAATCACCATACAGAGTTGAATCATTCCCTTCACAGGTCCAGGTTTGGCCTTCATCGCTTACCCTCAGGCAACAGCTTTGATGCCTTTACCCCAGTTCTGGACTGTCTGCTTCTTCCTGATGCTGATGCTATTGACTGTTGACTCACATGTAATAACATCGGTGAAATTTCCTTCTGAGAAATGTAGACACAgataaaacaaatacttttttccCAGTTTATAGCAGTGGAGAGTATTTTCACCTCAGTGAGCGATTTGTTTCCAACACTCCTCCGTGCACCAGTGAATCACAAGATCTTTGTCCTCATCAGCTGTATATCCTTCTTTCTCCTACATCTGACCTTGGTTACTGAGGTAgtacaaatattttcataaatgttCTCACTGAAACACACCTTGAAATGGTTAAATGGTGAAATTCATGAATGCATTCTTTTTCAGGGAGGAATTTACATGTACCAACTCATTGAATACTATGGCGCTACCAGAGTCTGCATGAATATCGTAGCTCTGACTGAATGCTTGGCTCTCGGCTGGATATTTGGTGAGTAATTAATTGTGTGGCTTTTCAACTGAATATAAGCTTAAAAACACACCCAATAATATCTAGTACCACCtactttaaaaagttgtgtaTATTCCCATTTTTACTGGTGGAATAGCACAGATTTTGTTATTCCAGTAAATCTATTATTTCAGCAGGTGATCCAACACAGATGTCTTCAGCATCAGCACTATTATAACACTTCTGTCATGACCCCAGGCCACCCAATGAGAGTTTCTGGGTTCCTCACTAGCATAGAAATTCATGTCAAGAGAACGTTAAATAACACCATGcaaattatttaactatttaagaACTTAACTTGGATATATTCCATCAGGTGCTGATAAACTTTCTAACATCATTGAGGACATGACAGGACATAGACCCTCTGTTTTCTTCAAACTGTGCTGGAAATTCGTCGTTCCTCTGCTGTCGCTGGTGAGTCACAGATGTCTGGGTCTGCTACATTGCCAGTGTTATCTTGAGCACCAATTACTCAAAGGGTGACTTGTTAACGGGATGTCTCAAAAttcctgtcatttttatgttttcaaacacacacaaaaaaaattctttgcaGATGTCAGTTGTCCTGTACCTGGTTGACTACCAACACCTCAAGATCAATGACTACGTTTACCCCGACTGGGCGTACGCACTGGGGTGGACCATGACCTTCtcttctgttgtcatggtgcCGCTGTGGGCAGCTGGACTGATGTGTTTCACACCAGGAACCTTCAGACAGGTCAGGATTCACACTATTTGATGATTCAAATGTCTAACACAAATTATTTCCCCCTTAAatcaatgaatgcattttacatGCAGCTATTGATTTAGT from Antennarius striatus isolate MH-2024 chromosome 18, ASM4005453v1, whole genome shotgun sequence includes the following:
- the LOC137611782 gene encoding sodium- and chloride-dependent GABA transporter 3-like, with product MDNNHEAGMDRPRRKREKRRSDEDRGQWASKREYILVVAGNVVGLGNVWRFPYLCYKNGGGAFLVPYGLLAVFTGIPLFLLEISIGQYTQEGFITCWTKLCPLAKGLGIGQLVMEFWTVPYVIIEAWALFYLAFSFRSQIAWATCDNTWNTADCLDLQTFHSSNVTANQTKGTSAATEFWERRMLGMSGGIEELGSVRWELALCLLVAWIFCYFSIWKGVRSSGKAAYFTATFPYLMLLILLVRGLTLPGASEGIYYYLYPDINRLADLEVWIEAGSQILFSYSLTAGSLNVLGSYNEYNNNCYKDCFWICLLNSGTSFLAGFVVFSVLGFMAQEQGVSVDTVTESGPGLAFIAYPQATALMPLPQFWTVCFFLMLILLTVDSHFVTVESIISTVTDLFPKLFRVPVKHEIFVLVSCSCFYLLQLTLTTEGGIYIFQLIEFYGATRACANFMALSECLAVGWIFGADHFSDIIQDMTKHRPSVFFKLCWKYVIPVLSVISFILYLVNYQHLVINDYIYPDWAYALGWSMTLSSVLIVPLWAAGQICFTPGTFRQDPGHVSYFS
- the LOC137611783 gene encoding sodium- and chloride-dependent GABA transporter 3-like, with protein sequence MNRQRIKKQKPRSDDDRGQWANKREYILVLAGDVVGLGNVWRFPYLCYKNGGGAFLVPYGLFAVFTGIPLFLLEISMGQYTQEGFITCWTKLCPLAMGIGFGELMILFCNITYILIEVWALFYLVFSFRSQLPWATCNNTWNTADCLDLQMFNSTNMTTNHTKRTSAAVEFWERRMLGMSGGIEELGSVRWELALCLLVSWVICYFSIWKGVRSTGKAAYFTATFPYLMLLILLIRGLTLPGASEGIYYYLYPDINRLADLEVWIEAGSQILFSYSVTAGVLKVLGSYNDYNNNCYKDCLWICLLNSGTSFVAGFVVFSVLGFMAHKQGVSVDTVTDSGPGLAFIAYPQATALMPLPQFWTVCFFLMLMLLTVDSHFIAVESIFTSVSDLFPTLLRAPVNHKIFVLISCISFFLLHLTLVTEGGIYMYQLIEYYGATRVCMNIVALTECLALGWIFGADKLSNIIEDMTGHRPSVFFKLCWKFVVPLLSLMSVVLYLVDYQHLKINDYVYPDWAYALGWTMTFSSVVMVPLWAAGLMCFTPGTFRQRLSVLCRPAEDPAWQRRKMLEETTTDELILAERT